One window from the genome of Paracoccus zhejiangensis encodes:
- a CDS encoding aldo/keto reductase — protein sequence MTLNDGNFMPQLGFGVWQVPEADTARVVRDALAIGYRLFDGAAAYQNETGLGEGLRQADVLRDQLFVTSKLWNSDHGHDAALRACEASLDRLGLDYLDLYLIHWPVPAADLYVDSWRALIRLKEEGRVRSIGVANFHEAHLRRLIDETGVTPAVNQIELHPTLTQAALRQTDRSLGIVTQSWSPLGRGDLDLPELRAIAEQHGCTPAQVVLRWHLQNDLSVIPKSVSAERLAENFHALDVELSNADMAILDGLDRGHRTGPDPDTFDMR from the coding sequence ATGACCCTGAACGACGGCAACTTCATGCCGCAGCTTGGCTTTGGCGTCTGGCAGGTGCCCGAGGCCGATACCGCCCGCGTGGTCCGCGACGCCCTTGCCATCGGCTATCGGCTGTTCGACGGCGCTGCCGCCTACCAGAACGAGACCGGGCTGGGCGAGGGGCTGCGCCAAGCCGATGTCCTGCGTGATCAGCTGTTCGTCACCTCGAAACTGTGGAACAGCGATCACGGCCATGACGCGGCGCTGCGGGCCTGCGAGGCGAGTCTTGACCGGCTGGGGCTGGATTACCTGGATCTCTACCTGATCCATTGGCCGGTGCCAGCGGCGGATCTTTATGTCGACAGCTGGCGGGCGCTGATCCGGCTGAAGGAAGAAGGCCGTGTCCGCTCGATCGGCGTGGCGAATTTTCACGAGGCGCATCTGCGCCGGCTGATCGATGAAACCGGCGTCACCCCGGCGGTGAACCAGATTGAACTGCACCCGACCCTGACGCAAGCCGCGCTGCGCCAGACCGACCGCTCGCTGGGTATCGTCACGCAAAGCTGGTCGCCCCTGGGGCGCGGCGATCTGGACCTGCCCGAGCTGCGCGCCATCGCCGAGCAACATGGCTGCACCCCGGCGCAGGTGGTGCTGCGCTGGCATCTGCAAAACGATTTGTCGGTGATCCCGAAGTCGGTCAGCGCCGAGCGGCTGGCCGAGAATTTCCACGCGCTGGATGTCGAACTGTCAAACGCGGACATGGCGATTCTAGACGGGCTGGACCGCGGTCATCGCACCGGCCCCGATCCCGACACCTTCGACATGCGCTGA
- a CDS encoding efflux RND transporter periplasmic adaptor subunit, with the protein MTRKLLSTLLFSTTIAASAGLAEEPLAVEFVPVRGTELTFDSSLTGTLEAKDTVDLGFRQGGRVIEIMVDEGDRVSAGQALARTDPVQQDQALSVAEASLSAAEATRAQASQAFDRAQAMLDRGVGTRAARDQAQQALSQADGGVTRSQSQADQARRAVEDTVIRAPEDSIVTRRNADPGQIVGAAQVVLSLAVLGGFEAVFQTPDMPNLDKAMGAQVELEPLDVDAPDMVGHVTEIAPLVDPQTGTVTVRARVDGAPTDTRLLGAAVRGTVSFPAGAAITVPWTALTRDGAAPAVWLIGEDGRVAIQPVEIERFTNGDVYLKSGIEQGQTVVGAGSQMLYPGRAVVDATAAVEAEAEAEAGE; encoded by the coding sequence ATGACGCGCAAACTCTTGTCGACGCTACTCTTTTCCACAACGATTGCCGCTTCAGCCGGGCTGGCCGAAGAGCCCCTTGCGGTGGAATTCGTGCCGGTGCGCGGCACCGAGTTGACCTTTGACTCCTCGCTGACCGGAACGCTGGAGGCCAAGGACACGGTGGATCTCGGCTTCCGTCAGGGTGGCCGCGTCATTGAAATCATGGTGGACGAGGGCGACCGGGTCAGTGCCGGGCAGGCGCTGGCGCGGACCGATCCGGTGCAGCAGGACCAGGCGCTGTCGGTGGCCGAGGCCAGCCTTTCCGCCGCCGAGGCGACACGTGCGCAGGCCAGTCAGGCCTTTGACCGGGCGCAGGCGATGCTGGATCGCGGCGTCGGCACCCGCGCTGCCCGCGATCAGGCACAGCAGGCGTTGTCGCAGGCCGATGGCGGGGTGACCCGCTCGCAGTCGCAGGCCGATCAGGCCCGCCGCGCGGTCGAGGATACGGTGATCCGCGCACCCGAGGATTCGATCGTGACTAGGCGCAATGCCGATCCCGGCCAGATCGTCGGGGCGGCGCAGGTGGTGCTGTCGCTTGCGGTTCTGGGCGGCTTCGAGGCGGTGTTCCAGACCCCGGACATGCCCAATCTGGACAAGGCCATGGGCGCTCAGGTGGAGCTGGAACCGCTCGACGTGGATGCGCCAGACATGGTTGGCCATGTGACCGAGATCGCACCGCTCGTCGATCCGCAGACCGGCACTGTCACCGTGCGCGCCCGCGTCGATGGCGCGCCGACCGATACGCGGCTGCTCGGTGCGGCGGTGCGCGGCACTGTCAGCTTCCCCGCCGGCGCGGCGATCACCGTGCCCTGGACGGCGCTGACCCGCGACGGCGCCGCACCGGCGGTCTGGCTGATCGGCGAGGACGGGCGCGTTGCCATTCAGCCGGTCGAGATCGAACGTTTCACCAATGGCGATGTCTATCTGAAAAGCGGCATCGAGCAGGGGCAGACCGTGGTCGGCGCCGGCTCGCAGATGCTCTATCCCGGCCGAGCGGTCGTCGATGCGACGGCGGCGGTGGAAGCGGAAGCCGAAGCGGAGGCCGGTGAATGA
- a CDS encoding alpha/beta hydrolase, which translates to MLYQVTDWDDAYANTIHIPQGESYPDRFAAAAAAFRDSARIEPLGLGQIFLPEGEPQGLAVFIHGGYWLHSNPSFWSHLAAGPLARGWAVALPGYPLTPTVRIAEITAHVARDLTEAAARIPGPIALTGHSAGGHLAARMICDDGTLPDEVAARVARCVPISGLFDLRPLMRTAMNATLHLDLAEAMAESPALLTPRPSIPVTAWVGGAERPEFLRQSRLLADIWAGLGAATDWVIDPGRHHFDVIEGLSDPDSPLTRALLGR; encoded by the coding sequence ATGCTGTATCAGGTCACTGACTGGGACGACGCCTATGCCAATACGATCCATATCCCGCAGGGTGAGTCCTATCCCGACCGCTTCGCGGCGGCGGCGGCGGCCTTTCGCGACAGCGCGCGGATCGAGCCGTTGGGTCTGGGCCAAATTTTCCTGCCCGAAGGCGAGCCTCAGGGCCTCGCCGTCTTCATTCATGGCGGCTACTGGCTGCATTCCAACCCCAGCTTCTGGTCGCATCTTGCCGCCGGTCCGCTGGCCCGGGGCTGGGCCGTCGCCCTGCCCGGCTATCCGCTGACGCCCACGGTCCGCATTGCCGAGATCACCGCCCATGTCGCCCGCGATCTGACCGAGGCCGCCGCCCGCATTCCGGGCCCCATCGCGCTCACCGGCCATTCGGCGGGCGGGCATCTGGCGGCGCGGATGATCTGTGACGATGGCACCCTACCCGACGAGGTTGCCGCGCGGGTGGCGCGCTGTGTGCCGATCTCGGGCCTCTTCGATCTGCGCCCGCTGATGCGCACGGCGATGAACGCGACGCTGCATCTGGACCTGGCCGAGGCCATGGCGGAAAGCCCCGCGCTGCTGACGCCCCGCCCCAGCATTCCGGTCACCGCATGGGTCGGCGGGGCCGAGCGCCCCGAGTTCCTGCGCCAGTCGCGGCTTCTGGCAGATATCTGGGCCGGGCTTGGCGCGGCGACCGACTGGGTCATCGATCCCGGACGCCACCATTTCGACGTGATCGAGGGGCTGAGTGATCCGGACAGCCCGCTGACTCGCGCGCTGCTGGGGCGTTGA
- the kynU gene encoding kynureninase, which produces MTDFNRTRAAFHLPEGVTYLDGNSLGPMPLAARDRVARMMQDEWAEELIRGWNSAGWYEQPRRVGDRVARLIGAGPGQVVMGDTLSIKVFQAVSAARALRPERRVILSDSGNFPSDLYVAEGLARAVGAELRVVEPEAVADAIGPDLAVLMITEVDYRTGRRHDMAGLTARAHEAGALTVWDLAHSAGAVDVDLLGADADFAVGCTYKYLNGGPGAPAFIWTHPRHAEAAEPILQGWMGHAAPFAFDLGYRPASGIERMRVGTPPVIAMTALDAALDVWEGVALADLRARSIELTEAFIAGVEANCPGVTLNSPRDPALRGSQVGFRHPQAYAVMQALIAEGVIGDFRAPDVLRFGFAPLYNGLDDVARAVDVLARLLRDGSWDKPEFHRKAAVT; this is translated from the coding sequence ATGACCGACTTCAACCGCACCCGAGCGGCCTTTCACCTGCCCGAAGGGGTGACCTACCTGGATGGCAATTCGCTGGGTCCGATGCCCCTGGCCGCGCGGGATCGCGTGGCGCGGATGATGCAGGACGAATGGGCGGAAGAACTGATCCGGGGCTGGAACAGCGCCGGCTGGTATGAACAGCCCCGCCGCGTCGGTGACCGGGTGGCACGGCTGATCGGCGCGGGGCCGGGGCAGGTGGTCATGGGCGACACGCTGTCGATCAAGGTGTTTCAGGCGGTCAGCGCCGCCCGCGCGCTGCGCCCCGAGCGCCGGGTGATCCTGTCCGACAGCGGCAATTTCCCCTCGGATCTTTACGTCGCCGAAGGGCTGGCCCGCGCCGTCGGGGCCGAATTGCGGGTGGTCGAGCCCGAGGCCGTGGCCGATGCCATCGGCCCCGATCTCGCGGTGCTGATGATTACCGAGGTCGATTACCGCACCGGCCGCCGTCACGACATGGCCGGTCTGACCGCCCGCGCGCATGAGGCCGGCGCGCTGACGGTCTGGGATCTGGCGCATTCGGCGGGGGCAGTGGACGTGGACCTTTTGGGTGCAGATGCCGATTTCGCCGTCGGCTGCACCTATAAATACCTGAACGGCGGGCCGGGGGCGCCGGCCTTCATCTGGACCCATCCCCGCCATGCCGAGGCGGCCGAGCCGATCCTGCAGGGCTGGATGGGACATGCCGCGCCCTTTGCCTTTGACCTGGGCTATCGCCCCGCGTCGGGGATCGAGCGGATGCGGGTCGGCACGCCGCCGGTCATCGCCATGACCGCGCTCGACGCGGCGCTGGATGTCTGGGAGGGCGTCGCGCTGGCCGATCTGCGCGCCCGCTCGATCGAGTTGACCGAGGCCTTCATCGCCGGGGTCGAGGCGAATTGTCCGGGTGTCACGCTGAACTCGCCGCGCGATCCGGCGCTGCGCGGCTCGCAGGTGGGCTTCCGCCACCCGCAGGCCTATGCGGTGATGCAGGCGCTGATTGCCGAGGGGGTGATCGGCGATTTCCGCGCGCCCGACGTGCTGCGCTTCGGCTTCGCGCCGCTTTATAACGGGCTGGATGATGTGGCCCGCGCGGTCGATGTTCTGGCGCGGCTTCTGCGTGACGGATCATGGGACAAGCCCGAGTTTCACCGCAAGGCCGCCGTCACCTGA
- a CDS encoding efflux RND transporter periplasmic adaptor subunit: MNPVGTLGLAALCLALAPPVHAFELPWQKAEEPVVEGPPRPVVSVIVSDSDIKARSVPGVVTARNQVTLAFQTLGRLVLRNVELGDDVAAGDVLAELDPDDLAANVSAAGAAAEAAEVQLSTAQATAERTRALADRNVASTAQLEQAEQALAAAEAAVEQTRSELIRARDAEGFAQMTAPFDGVISDVFANPGAVLNAGEPVVQLSAEDSREAVIDLPEAALSELDDSAVFTVWQDDDPDTETRATVDRIEPLADSATRTRRVHLSLDSGHHLRLGSLIRARLAGETDIAMTLSERAVFDHEGKPHVWRVTREGDSATVSLTPVVTGAALLGEVFINEGLDQGDEVVVRGVHSLSEGQQVGRRIAP; the protein is encoded by the coding sequence ATGAACCCCGTTGGAACTCTGGGGCTTGCCGCCCTCTGCCTCGCGCTGGCGCCCCCTGTCCATGCGTTTGAACTGCCCTGGCAGAAGGCCGAGGAGCCGGTGGTCGAGGGGCCGCCGCGCCCGGTGGTCAGCGTCATCGTTTCGGACAGCGACATCAAGGCCCGCTCGGTCCCCGGCGTGGTGACGGCGCGCAATCAGGTGACGCTGGCCTTCCAGACGCTGGGGCGGCTGGTGCTGCGCAATGTCGAACTGGGCGATGACGTGGCCGCAGGCGATGTGCTGGCCGAACTGGACCCTGACGATCTGGCCGCCAATGTCAGCGCCGCCGGCGCCGCCGCCGAGGCGGCAGAGGTTCAGCTGTCAACGGCGCAAGCCACGGCCGAGCGGACCCGGGCGCTGGCCGATCGAAACGTTGCCTCGACCGCGCAGCTGGAACAGGCCGAACAGGCGCTGGCTGCGGCCGAGGCGGCGGTGGAACAGACCCGGTCGGAACTGATCCGGGCGCGGGATGCCGAGGGCTTCGCCCAGATGACTGCGCCCTTTGACGGTGTCATCAGCGATGTCTTTGCCAATCCCGGCGCGGTGCTGAACGCCGGCGAGCCGGTGGTGCAGCTGTCGGCCGAGGACAGCCGCGAGGCGGTGATCGACCTGCCCGAAGCGGCTTTGTCGGAACTGGATGACAGCGCCGTCTTTACCGTCTGGCAGGACGATGACCCCGACACCGAGACCCGCGCCACCGTCGACCGGATTGAGCCCTTGGCCGACAGCGCCACCCGCACCCGCCGGGTGCATCTGTCGCTGGACTCGGGTCACCATCTGCGGCTCGGCTCGCTGATCCGGGCGCGGCTGGCCGGCGAGACGGATATCGCCATGACCCTGTCCGAGCGGGCAGTCTTTGATCACGAGGGCAAGCCCCATGTCTGGCGCGTAACCCGCGAGGGCGACAGCGCCACGGTGTCCCTGACCCCGGTTGTCACCGGGGCGGCGCTGCTGGGCGAGGTCTTCATCAACGAGGGGCTGGATCAGGGCGACGAGGTTGTCGTGCGTGGCGTCCATTCGCTGAGCGAGGGTCAGCAGGTCGGCCGGAGGATCGCGCCATGA